A single region of the Paraburkholderia megapolitana genome encodes:
- the sixA gene encoding phosphohistidine phosphatase SixA, translating into MNLILWRHAEAEDIAASDLARQLTARGRKQAQTVGKWLRARIDPDALILVSPAVRTVQTAESLSDQYRVVREIAPDASADAVLAAAGWPNGVAQTVVIVGHQPTLGHVAARLLAHSGASWPVKKAGVWWFESRERAGDEQAVLRAAISPELI; encoded by the coding sequence ATGAACCTGATCCTCTGGCGCCACGCCGAAGCCGAAGACATCGCCGCGAGCGACCTCGCCCGTCAACTCACAGCACGCGGCCGCAAACAGGCACAGACAGTCGGCAAGTGGCTGCGCGCACGCATCGACCCTGACGCATTGATACTCGTCAGTCCCGCCGTGCGAACCGTGCAGACCGCCGAGTCACTGTCGGACCAGTATCGCGTCGTGCGCGAGATCGCTCCTGACGCGAGCGCCGATGCCGTACTCGCCGCAGCCGGCTGGCCGAACGGCGTCGCTCAAACGGTTGTGATAGTCGGCCACCAACCGACACTCGGTCACGTGGCTGCCCGGCTGCTCGCTCACAGCGGCGCCAGCTGGCCGGTGAAGAAAGCCGGCGTCTGGTGGTTCGAAAGCCGCGAGCGCGCCGGCGACGAACAGGCTGTGCTGCGTGCAGCGATATCGCCCGAGCTGATCTAG
- a CDS encoding GNAT family N-acetyltransferase, translating into MRELPTPTLPLASILPLKRRRRLPRASETVTAQHRLQVAWARSDEELREAQRLRYRVFAEEMGAQLTGPAGLDVDSFDAYCDHLLVRDLDTLKVVGTYRVLPPHQAARIGRLYAESEFDVSRLTHLRSKMVEVGRSCVHPDYRSGSVIMSLWAGLGAYMQQNGYETMLGCASVAMADGGHFAANLYCSLRDNSLTAPEYRAFPHTPLPIDDLQTGTEVAAPLLIKGYLRLGAKICGAPAWDPDFNTADFLTLFRLSDINARYARHFLGDELTR; encoded by the coding sequence ATGCGAGAACTGCCGACGCCTACCCTGCCCCTCGCTTCGATCCTTCCGCTCAAGCGCCGCCGTCGTCTGCCGCGCGCATCAGAAACCGTCACCGCACAACATCGTCTGCAAGTCGCCTGGGCGCGTAGCGACGAGGAGCTTCGCGAGGCGCAGCGTCTGCGGTATCGCGTCTTCGCCGAAGAAATGGGCGCACAACTGACTGGCCCTGCGGGCCTCGACGTCGATTCGTTCGATGCCTACTGCGACCATCTGCTCGTGCGCGATCTCGATACGCTGAAAGTGGTCGGTACGTATCGCGTGCTGCCGCCGCATCAGGCGGCGCGCATCGGCCGGCTCTATGCGGAAAGCGAATTCGACGTGTCGCGCCTCACCCATCTGCGCTCGAAGATGGTCGAGGTCGGTCGTTCATGTGTGCATCCCGACTACCGCAGCGGTTCGGTGATCATGTCGCTGTGGGCGGGCCTCGGTGCGTACATGCAGCAGAACGGCTACGAAACGATGCTCGGTTGCGCGAGCGTCGCGATGGCCGACGGCGGTCACTTCGCGGCAAACCTCTATTGCTCGCTGCGCGACAACTCGCTGACCGCGCCCGAATACCGCGCGTTCCCGCACACGCCGCTGCCCATCGACGATTTGCAGACCGGCACCGAGGTCGCAGCACCGCTGCTGATCAAGGGTTATCTGCGGCTCGGCGCGAAGATTTGCGGCGCGCCCGCGTGGGACCCCGACTTCAATACCGCCGACTTCCTCACGCTGTTCCGTCTGTCCGATATCAACGCCCGCTATGCACGCCATTTCCTCGGCGACGAACTGACGCGCTGA